The window AGCCAAAGAGGCAAGGTACGTCAATCCGAAAGACAAAGTCCATGGGACCAATcacaaaatcaaaatcaaagtcaCCAACCCTATCTCCAACAACTTCCATCGGTAGAGCACATCGAACACATCTGCATACAACGGGAACCAAGGCTGCTGAGAGCGCTTCTCCTTTAGGTGAACGCAACAACAAAAAGAATGTCAAGcacaaggaaaagaaatCTCTAGGCTCTTTCTTCAGaaaagtcttcaaatgatAACGGACAACCGTGAGGTGAGGCTGAAGCAACTTGTCGTACTAGCTAACATGATGATGCCTCGGGTAAGAACCCTTAAAGGATCATGATAGAAGGAGCTCATTATGATAATGTATAAAGGACGTCAGGCTGCTTTACTCTCTCCTTCAGTCTTTTTCATTAAACCATAAACAATTAATCACAATGAAATTAGATTCAAAAATATACACAGAAGCTCAACGGGTCGCAAGGTCCCCCCGATTGTCACTCTTGATGCTAGGAGTGATCTGCGGTGCAATGGTCCCTACGATGTATATGAGAAACCACTTGTTGCCTCGTTTCATGAAAGAAGATCTACAGGATGTTGCTGCAGTCACGGCGGGCAGTGGTCAGGCAAATGTACCCAGGCCTCATATGAAGTTGTGGCCAATGCTCAATGCCCACCAAAGGAGACAAGTTGTGCTGGCCAGCGCACCTTCTAATAAAAGCTCCGATCGTGACCAGGGTTTTGACAGTGACGGCAGTTTGATGATGTTCTCCTCCATAATGTAATTAGGGAGAGAGATGCCATCCCATCACTAAGCATATATTTTCGCATTTTAACGACTAACGACTGAGTAGGAGCCTTGCATTCTTTGCTCCCCTTCTCTATTATCCTGTGTTGGATCCAAATGGTAGCTTTCTACATCAAATAGTTTAAATAAAATGGTTTGATCGCTCAGTATCCGTTCTTGGTGGCTCACCTTCAATGGCAACTCACTTGAATTATCTTGGAGAGACTTGTAGGTATTATCTTAGCTCTATTGACTACCACTACCACTTCACGTGACTTTCACCTTATACCTCTTCAACCAATCATAAAGTATCAAGACTTGAACTTCACCAGTCACACAGAAAGAATAAGTCAATTATACCTCGAATAGCTGTTCTTTGACTATCATATAAAATATATACGATGGCTGTGGGTTTGAATTTTTATCGTGAGGCAGACTtagttgaagaagctgtcATACCAGCCCAAGAGGGCACAGTTGTATCGTCCGGTGCCAAAGAAGCTACTCTTGATGCTTCTAAGCAATCTCCTTTGCCACATAAGGCTGTATCTTTCATTGGTAATAATGAATTGATCGATGGTATATCTGTGCGGTCCCCAGATTACCTTTCAGGCTTCTTCCAGAAATTGAGATTACAGTTAACAGGTACTGTCAATAGATTTACTCAAAAGCTagatgaaaaatcatcgGCTTATTATAAGCATGAACGGAAATTGACATCAACGATAGCAGATTTGCATTCCGATCCCAGGGAAGAACTGCTGCCAGGGTTTACATATATCGCAGTGGCCGCCATGTCCGGTTCCGTTCTAACAAGGAATAAGAACTTCTTGTTTAGGTTTGCTGCTCCTCTACTACTGGGATCTGCATGTTTCTCATACGTGCTACCTACTACATTCCGTAATACTGCTGTTCTGTTACATTCCATCGAGGCAGACAACTTCCCTGATGCAGTTGCAAAGCAAGATGCCATTATCAGAAGGACTGGAGAATTGAGCCGCGCCGCTGCTCATAAGGTAGACGGCATTTCTAGGTCGATTGTTGGTACTGTTGCCAAGTCGCAGcacttcatcaaggaaTGGACGGGCCTTAATGTCGAGTGATTGCATCTCCACTTCAATATGTAAATACATAGATGATAATATTACCACGAGAGACAAAAGGGAGCAATGTATGCAAAGCTCCTTGTTCAGCGGCAGGAGAACGACTTCGAAGGTAAAGTGGGTTTTCATGCATTCCATTCCTTGCCTGTCCATCGAACGGGCAGGTTTCCAAATCGTTAGTGATTTGGAGCGTTGATCAATCCAAGGAAACTACTGTCATCGTTATTTCTCGTGAAAATTCTTTAGTTAAGGAACATTGCGTTACTTGGATCTACTGGATCCTCGCTTATCAGGCTTCGTGTCTTGGCGGTAAATGACATTTTGTTGGTCTGTATAATCCACATCCAATCCAAATATGCTCGAGATACACCAGTTCCACTCCACTGCCATAGCTGTTTTGCATTTACCCTTAACTATTCTCTTAAAGTGCTTCACTTGTGATGATTTAGTGATTATGATCAAGCAATCTGTACTTTCAGCCTTTCTGCCATGCTCCGGCGATTCGTTAATCGCTAGATCATTAATGTCAAGCTTAGCCATCTGGGTCGCAGAAACAACTTTGACCTCGTCAACTCCGTGTGCCTTCAGGATCGAGGAGATAACTTCCACTCCTCCTGTAACGTCACTAACCAGATTGACTTTGTGTATCCCAGCTCGCTCGAatattttctttggtaAGGATGTCTTCTCTGATAGAAGTTCCATGTTCACTTCGGAGATTGTATAGTTTGATAAATCCAGCAGCATGTCCTGCCTCGTTGTCACTTGCCCACTGTGAATAAGACTTAGCAAATCGGTCAGAAAATCTGGTCTCAGCGCATATTTTAACGGATGAAAGctgaagcttttcaaaaacTTAGAagttctcatcatcttAGGCGCAATAACTGTGTtgagtttcttcaaatttaaaGTCGTTATATCCTCATGTATCTTGATCCCCAAGAGTCCCAACAAGACCTTGTCTAGATCTTTGATAGTTTCATGTGATCCTGTACAAACTGCTTCTATGTGGTAAAGTTGCTTCTTGCGGCCAAACGCAACAGATTCATCTGCCTGACTTGAGCTCTCCTCGCGGAAAAGGCTCTCCAAGATCCTCTTAGCTTCCTGTTCTAGTAGTTTACGTCTCTCCAATTGTGCAATTTCTTGCGGTAGTAGAGAGCCTGTCTTTTTCCGTTTGgagcttctttgatactCATTCAGCAtctcaatatcatcatGTAACTTCTGGGCAGCTTTCGCTTTGGCAGCTCGCCTATTACCTCCACTAGAAGACAGTGTCTGGCTTGGCGTCAGCGAAAGAAGAGGTGTTTGAGATCTTGACGAGCCAGTCTTATGAGTGACAGGAGTTATGTGATCATGTTCCTGACTAATGTTGACTGGTTGTGGTGTTAGGCTCAGAGGTTCAGCACTGTTCGAGTGTGCTTCTATTATCTCATTGTGTTCTCTCCCCTTTGCTGCATTCATCGATTTAACCTGCATTTGCGGCTTATCCACCTGCGAGTCGACATCTCCATTCGATATCTGCTGTCGTACCTTTTCCGTTGTAAGTTCCTGGTCTCTAGTTTCATTGCTCTCAAGTGTAACTTCTTTGAGAGGCAAAGGCTCTGGAGCCGGAGCCTCAGAAACTTTCGACTCATGTTGATTTATTGGTTCATCTTTTGCCTGTTCCATGGGATTGAGGTCATGTGGAGATCCAACAACTTCTTTTATGCTAGCGTCCTTCCCGGGTTCAGCAATTGAATGGTCGAGTGAGACGTCTGGTAATTCAATGATTGGAGTATCACCTCGGATATCAAGTTCTAAGTCAGGAGTAGGAGCCTGATTTAGAACGTTGATTTCCTCGAAAACTTGCTCAGATGATTCTCTCTGGCGGTCCATCGACAGATCAACAGCGGGCGTatccttttctctttccAGCCGTCCTGCATCGAGGAACGATGTTATTAATCCTTCAGTGGCTACTTCTGGATTCCCAGCGTCGCCTTCTTGAACAACTGGTGATAAGACCTTCTCTGCAGACATTTGACCCAGTGCCCCGTATAAACCACCTCTCACTGGATACTCCTGAAATAAAGCCTCTTGCGGATCCCTTTTTATACCAGACCTGTACGTTTCCTCTaaccaaagatgatttacGACTGTACAGTTATCCCATCTTAGACCAGTTTCGAATTTCTTACCCCATGAGAACTGCGATACCAAGTGACTGTTCTTGCGCGACAGCTCTGCAGTACTGTAACCACCAAGCAACTCTGCTAGACGTTGAATGTAGAACCTTTGTCTGCCGTAGTAGTTTGAATAGGAGAGTATTAGTTCATTTGTCTcaaacaatttcttcttgaaaggaGAAAAGATAACCTTACTACCAGCAGATTGAAATCTTTCTAATGTACACATGAAAAAGATCCAGATCAAGTTTCCTAACTCTAAGTTGATTTCTGACGCAGTTTCGTATTCTTTTGACATTACTGAACTCCCAATATAGCAGTCCGCCGCTCCTCTTTTGATATCTTCCTCGTCAACATGGCGTATCACTGTACCGCCATTTGCTTGAAGCAATTCTATTAGGGTGGCATACAAATCTTTACCGAGAGAGACATCTAAACCGATAATAAAATTGTGACCTTCAAAAATAGACGacctcttcttgaactttaAGTCATCGACAATACCCCATAAATCCTGGGATCTCTCCATAAGTACTTCGAGTGGAGCCTTTGGATCTAGAGCATGTTCTTCAGTGCTAGCAGGTGCGAGTTCTTTAAAACTCTGTACTAGCCACGTAGGAAACACGAATTTGATAGAATCAACCTTACCGAACCCGACAACTGCCGCTACAGCAGGATCACCGGAGTCCTTGGTTATCAGATGGGTTGTTCTATTGGATAAAAAGTCGATGCAGGTGCCACCCATCGCATTTACAATCTCAGTATAGAAAAGGTACTCAGAATGTTTAAAGCAATGTCTGGAAACATATATTTGATAGTCCTTGAATATATGACGTCTGTCAGGTGAGAACACCGCCGTTCTATGATGTCTATTGGTCGACAGACATGTGCTAACCCACTCCGGAGTTACGACTGGTATCATGTAATCAAATGCTGCAATATGATAGAATGGGAAATCACAGCTTTCACTAATGATCAAGTTTATCATCTCTTCAGCACCATATGTCTTCACGAACAGCTGTTTCGGGTCATTTTGCCATGCGAGGTCGTCTTCGACATAGTCTTGGTAGATTTCACATCGATTGCATGCATGAGATCGCAGAAGATGAGCCGTCTTTTTAGCTTCTTCGAGTTTCCTAGCTTCTGTGACAACTATAAGGAAATTCAGGTGCTGAAACAGTTGCGATTCGACAGCCATTTCAGCATGtctcttcatttttgaATTTACATGGCCCTTGGCGTCgcttttgatgaaaagtgTTTACGCGATAGCCTGTAAAGCATCAGAAGAGAACAAACGGCAGCAGGTCGATGATAGTATTCAAGAGTCAACCAAAACTCTAGATATCATGAAGCTGTTGATAGCCGTTGATAGTGAATATGATGATCAGTATGAATGGTCCAATCTATTCCAAGAAGCAGCGTCTTGAGCACTCTCTAGCCAGCAGGACTTTCTGCTCCAGACAGGGTGCTTTCCAAGGCCTAGTACCGACTTAAATCATAATATTACGTGACGCTCTCACTTCTAACTCCCGAACCCTTTGCTCAATCTGTCAAAGTGTCCATTATTTATGCTAAAAAAGAGTAGCCTTTAACAAACAGAATTTTCCGCTCCGAAAGATGTCTTAGCTTGTTCAATACCTTCCTTTGAGGAACTTCTTAAAGCTCTCTTCTGCTTCTCGTCTTTCTTTAAGCGATGTTCTTCTGGCTTtttttagccgccgaacGTTTCTCTCCTTTACATTACACTCTATACAAAAACTGACAGATAAATTAGCCATTTAGAATGCAAGTGGTTCGGGAAACCCTTCTAAGAAACCccaaattggtcaagaatATTCGGTCGATAATTATTCTGGATGTCAGTAGCGATGAGTTCTTGCAACACTTACAAGATGCCGCTGACGTCAATGAACAGTTGATGTCCGCTCTAAAAGAGCTCTtaatgactttgaaagtcAAATACGCTGGATCGAAGGATGCTGTATTGAATTTAAACATATCCCAGTTGAAGTACCCACTATACCACTGGGAAGAGGCCCTTTACCTAGCAACTGAAGAGGTTGACTTCCCACAGGAGATTTACATTACAATGCAAGGCGAGACAAATCGCAATAAATACTCTGAAGACAACCGTATGCTACttaaattcatcaaaacgCTAGAGATAGGCAAACGGCAAGCGATGGAATCAATTCTCGAAGAGGATTACGAACTTTTACTAAAAAAAACTATCATGACCATAATACATCAGTACGATATCACAGAGGATCAATTAGAACTACTCCTGGCTGAGACCCATAACTTGGCTCAATTTCTAGGGCACTGTGAAGAGCATTCAACTTAACTCACGGATTTTCCCACGTGACGTCTCCGATCCTGCACCAATTCCCACGTGGAGATGCCTAGAGGGccaatttgaagctcttcGATGGGACACCACCTATTGTCGATTCTACaagattcttcttggaTGATCAACGTTATCCGTCGACGAGAAAGTGTTGTCGAGTTATTTCGTTTAATATAATTCCCCTCTAGGGATATAAAGAACAGTGATAAGTTGATAGGGTTCTTTCAGCTTCAGAGGATCGAGGGCTAAGGGTGTTCTGCGCGATTGACCATGAAGTTTGGTAAATATTTGGAAGCCAGACAGCTTGAACTGCCCGAGTATAACAGTCATTTCATTGACTATAAGGCATTGAAAAAGCTGATTAAACAATTAGCTGTCCCGTTAGCACAGACCTCCTCTAATGATCATTTGAGTTTGGATGATTTAAATGAAGAGACCGTTTATCAGAGATTGCAAGAGAATAAAGcatctttttttttcaaattggagAGAGAACTGGAGAAGGTGAATTCGCATTTCCTCGAAAAGGAATCTGACCTAAAGATTATCTGTGACATATTGCAAACCAAATTCGAATCTTATAGAGAACGTGGACAGCTGGCGTCAAAGAAATCTGTCTCCTATCGGAATATTCATTCAGGGTTaagaaaatttcaaagagatttgaGCAATCTAGAACAATACATCG of the Torulaspora delbrueckii CBS 1146 chromosome 7, complete genome genome contains:
- the RTT107 gene encoding Rtt107p (similar to Saccharomyces cerevisiae RTT107 (YHR154W); ancestral locus Anc_5.94); translation: MAVESQLFQHLNFLIVVTEARKLEEAKKTAHLLRSHACNRCEIYQDYVEDDLAWQNDPKQLFVKTYGAEEMINLIISESCDFPFYHIAAFDYMIPVVTPEWVSTCLSTNRHHRTAVFSPDRRHIFKDYQIYVSRHCFKHSEYLFYTEIVNAMGGTCIDFLSNRTTHLITKDSGDPAVAAVVGFGKVDSIKFVFPTWLVQSFKELAPASTEEHALDPKAPLEVLMERSQDLWGIVDDLKFKKRSSIFEGHNFIIGLDVSLGKDLYATLIELLQANGGTVIRHVDEEDIKRGAADCYIGSSVMSKEYETASEINLELGNLIWIFFMCTLERFQSAGSKVIFSPFKKKLFETNELILSYSNYYGRQRFYIQRLAELLGGYSTAELSRKNSHLVSQFSWGKKFETGLRWDNCTVVNHLWLEETYRSGIKRDPQEALFQEYPVRGGLYGALGQMSAEKVLSPVVQEGDAGNPEVATEGLITSFLDAGRLEREKDTPAVDLSMDRQRESSEQVFEEINVLNQAPTPDLELDIRGDTPIIELPDVSLDHSIAEPGKDASIKEVVGSPHDLNPMEQAKDEPINQHESKVSEAPAPEPLPLKEVTLESNETRDQELTTEKVRQQISNGDVDSQVDKPQMQVKSMNAAKGREHNEIIEAHSNSAEPLSLTPQPVNISQEHDHITPVTHKTGSSRSQTPLLSLTPSQTLSSSGGNRRAAKAKAAQKLHDDIEMLNEYQRSSKRKKTGSLLPQEIAQLERRKLLEQEAKRILESLFREESSSQADESVAFGRKKQLYHIEAVCTGSHETIKDLDKVLLGLLGIKIHEDITTLNLKKLNTVIAPKMMRTSKFLKSFSFHPLKYALRPDFLTDLLSLIHSGQVTTRQDMLLDLSNYTISEVNMELLSEKTSLPKKIFERAGIHKVNLVSDVTGGVEVISSILKAHGVDEVKVVSATQMAKLDINDLAINESPEHGRKAESTDCLIIITKSSQVKHFKRIVKGKCKTAMAVEWNWCISSIFGLDVDYTDQQNVIYRQDTKPDKRGSSRSK
- the SPO16 gene encoding Spo16p (similar to Saccharomyces cerevisiae SPO16 (YHR153C); ancestral locus Anc_5.95), whose translation is MQVVRETLLRNPKLVKNIRSIIILDVSSDEFLQHLQDAADVNEQLMSALKELLMTLKVKYAGSKDAVLNLNISQLKYPLYHWEEALYLATEEVDFPQEIYITMQGETNRNKYSEDNRMLLKFIKTLEIGKRQAMESILEEDYELLLKKTIMTIIHQYDITEDQLELLLAETHNLAQFLGHCEEHST
- the MIC26 gene encoding Mic26p (similar to Saccharomyces cerevisiae YGR235C; ancestral locus Anc_5.92) translates to MAVGLNFYREADLVEEAVIPAQEGTVVSSGAKEATLDASKQSPLPHKAVSFIGNNELIDGISVRSPDYLSGFFQKLRLQLTGTVNRFTQKLDEKSSAYYKHERKLTSTIADLHSDPREELLPGFTYIAVAAMSGSVLTRNKNFLFRFAAPLLLGSACFSYVLPTTFRNTAVLLHSIEADNFPDAVAKQDAIIRRTGELSRAAAHKVDGISRSIVGTVAKSQHFIKEWTGLNVE
- the SPG1 gene encoding Spg1p (similar to Saccharomyces cerevisiae SPG1 (YGR236C); ancestral locus Anc_5.91), which produces MKLDSKIYTEAQRVARSPRLSLLMLGVICGAMVPTMYMRNHLLPRFMKEDLQDVAAVTAGSGQANVPRPHMKLWPMLNAHQRRQVVLASAPSNKSSDRDQGFDSDGSLMMFSSIM